One window of Papaver somniferum cultivar HN1 chromosome 9, ASM357369v1, whole genome shotgun sequence genomic DNA carries:
- the LOC113313257 gene encoding histone H2B-like: MAPKAAEKKPAEAKKSVAEKVPAEKKPRAEKKLPTKESGVGDGKRKKKMKKSVETYKIYIFKVLKQVHPDIGISSKAMGIMNSFINDIFEKLANESSKLARYNKKPTVTSREIQTSVRLVLPGELAKHAVSEGTKAVTKFTSN, encoded by the coding sequence ATGGCACCGAAAGCAGCAGAAAAGAAACCAGCAGAGGCAAAGAAATCAGTAGCAGAAAAAGTACCAGCGGAAAAGAAACCTAGAGCAGAGAAGAAATTACCAACAAAGGAAAGTGGAGTTGGAGATggtaaaagaaagaagaagatgaagaaatcagTTGAAACTTACAAGATCTACATCTTCAAAGTTTTGAAACAAGTTCATCCTGATATTGGTATCTCAAGTAAAGCTATGGGTATTATGAACAGTTTCATTAatgatatctttgagaaattagcTAATGAATCTTCAAAATTAGCTAGGTATAATAAGAAACCTACTGTTACTTCTCGTGAGATTCAGACTTCTGTTCGTCTTGTTCTTCCTGGTGAATTAGCTAAACATGCTGTTTCTGAAGGTACTAAAGCTGTTACCAAGTTTACCAGCAATTAG
- the LOC113309251 gene encoding protein ALP1-like: protein MGPIRGQKRKRKIVEKKVDRSGGAGGGSSSTSSEKDEQPKDWWDEFSRRITGPLSRSKSSKKIESVFKISRKTFNYICSLVKEDMIKSSPFSAANGKSLGLNDQVAVALRRLGSGESLVIIGETFGINQSSVSQITWRFIESMEKRGLRHLKWPSTEAEMTEVKSKFEKMRGLPNCCGAIDTTHIAMCLPTVDNSNDVWYDSENNHSMILQAIVDPDMRFRDIVTGWPGSVSESSALRSSGFFNLCEKGNRLSGKKIQLCKGSELGEYIIGDVGFPLLPWLVTPYQGKHLSESKSEFNKRHFATRMVAQRALARLKEMWGILQGTMWRPDTNRLPRIILVCCLLHNIVIDMEDEVQDEMPLTHHHDPGYKQQICDSVDKKASMLRDKLSLYLSGSLPP from the exons ATGGGACCCATTAGAGGGCAGAAGAGGAAAAGGAAAATAGTAGAGAAGAAGGTCGATAGaagtggtggtgctggtggtggttcttcttcaacttcaTCAGAGAAAGATGAACAACCTAAAGATTGGTGGGATGAGTTTTCCAGAAGGATTACTG GGCCTTTGTCTCGATCGAAGAGTTCGAAAAAAATTGAATCTGTTTTCAAGATATCAAGAAAAACCTTCAACTACATTTGCTCACTTGTGAAGGAGGATATGATAAAATCATCACCATTTTCAGCTGCGAATGGTAAGTCTTTGGGTTTAAACGACCAAGTAGCAGTCGCTCTAAGAAGGTTAGGCTCAGGTGAGTCATTGGTAATTATAGGTGAGACATTTGGGATAAACCAATCTAGTGTTTCACAAATAACCTGGCGTTTTATTGAGTCTATGGAAAAAAGAGGACTCCGACACCTAAAGTGGCCCTCTACAGAAGCAGAAATGACAGAGGTAAAATCCAAGTTTGAGAAAATGCGAGGCCTTCCCAATTGTTGCGGTGCAATTGATACTACCCATATAGCGATGTGTTTGCCTACAGTGGATAACTCAAATGATGTTTGGTATGATAGCGAAAACAATCATAGCATGATTTTACAAGCCATTGTTGACCCAGATATGAGGTTTAGAGACATAGTCACTGGATGGCCAGGAAGTGTAAGCGAATCGTCAGCTCTCCGAAGTTCAGGCTTCTTCAATCTTTGTGAGAAAGGGAATAGACTAAGTGGGAAGAAAATACAGCTTTGCAAAGGTTCAGAATTGGGAGAATACATAATCGGGGACGTGGGTTTTCCTCTATTACCCTGGCTTGTCACACCTTATCAAGGTAAACATCTGTCAGAGTCTAAGTCGGAATTCAACAAGCGGCATTTTGCAACCAGAATGGTAGCACAGAGAGCACTAGCAAGGTTAAAGGAAATGTGGGGAATTCTTCAAGGTACAATGTGGAGACCTGATACAAATAGATTGCCGAGAATCATTCTTGTCTGTTGCTTGCTTCATAATATTGTGATTGATATGGAAGATGAAGTACAAGATGAAATGCCTTTAACTCACCACCATGATCCAGGTTATAAGCAACAGATATGTGATTCAGTCGACAAGAAAGCCTCCATGTTGAGAGATAAACTCTCTCTCTATCTATCCGGAAGTTTGCCACCTTAA